The genomic window AAAGAGCACGTAAATACAGGAGATTGGGAAGATGAGCGTGATGAAGATGGCACAGATCCAAATCGTTACGAAGAAGAGGATGGAAATAACAATTCTGGCGGAGCAGGAAGCACAGGAAGCGCCGCTACAAATAGTTAATATTAAAACTTAAATTAAAGCACTATGATCACAGACAACAATAGAAATTATGATCTGAATGAAAATAATTTCCCTCAAGACAATCAAAACGAAGCAAATCAATATTATAAAGAACAAATTGGAGATGAACAAGAGCAGCAGGAACAATTTTTAGATTCTAGCGAAGATCCGTCTGACAATAATTACTTAGATAACGAATTCTCTAATGCATTAGAAAGAGATGATCAGGAAGATTTAGAAGAGGATTTAGACGAAGGTGATCTAGAAGAAGACGACTGGGATGAAGAAGATGAAGAAGATGAGGAACTTGATCCAGACGATCTAGACGATGATCTTGTTGAAGATTATGATGAAAACGATCGCGAAGTTGAGCCTGAAACTTTTACAGACGACGGCTATAAAGTAGACTAAACATTATGAAGCAAAAATATCCCATTTAACGATGGGATTTTTTTTGAACTTTAGTTGTAAATATTAAAATTAAACAATAGTTGTAGAGAATTATATAAAATCTCCCGTTACAATTAATGTACTTTTAAATGTGCCTAAAATGATAAAAATGGGTCATAAAAAATCTATTAATTAAAATTGAATTATATGAAATCCGAAAACTACTTCTACACTAGTGATGAATCTTCAGGAGACATGACATCTTACGAAGAACAACTTCTTTTAAATTATGATGATTATCTAGAAAGCGGTCTTTCAAACTCATTAAAAGCGCAAAATCACTATAATCTGGAACTTGGTGAACTTGAAGAAGATCTTGAAGAAGATTTAGAATCGGAGTATGATGAAAATGACTGGGAAGAAGAAGAGGATGAAAAGGTTGACGAACCAGGAACTTTCCTAATGTAATCTAATTATAAAAGTAAATTGGCTGCTGAACAATCGACAAGTATTTGATAATGAGAAGATGTTTTTTAGTAAATTTGATACTGATCGCATTTACTGATTTTTATGTCTAAACTCTAACAAAATCCTATGAAGATTCTGCCTCTCAACTCAACTTTGCTGGTTATAGACATTCAGGAAAAATTACTTCCTAAAATTTATGATGGAGAAAATGTTCTAAAAGATGTTATATGGTCAGTTGATTTAGCCAAAACTATTGGAATATCAATGATTTTAACGGAGCATTGTCCCGACAAAATTGGAACAACACCTGCAGTATTAAGAGAAAAATTCGATGAAAGCGATATTATTTCGAAATCTTACTTTTCTGCTGTCAGTCAAGGAAATCTGCTAAATTGTATACAGAAGGAAAGAAAACAAATTATTGTAGTGGGAACTGAAGCCCATATCTGCGTACAGCAAACCGTCTTGGATCTATTACAAATTGATTATGAAGTGTTTATTCTTGAGTCCGCCATTGGCACTCGAAATCCTGATGATAAAATGAGGGCAATTGATAGAATGAAGCAAAACGGAGCCGAGATCATTACAAAAGATATGCTGGCCTTTGAGTGGCTGGAAAAAGCAGATACAGCGCTTTTTAAAACTATCCTAAATAATTTCATTAAATAAAAATATACTCTAATAAAAGTAAATAAACCGCAGGGTAAACTTTCTCAAGTGCCCTGCGGTTTTATTTTAAATGCTTTATAAATTCTCTTTTATGATTTTATAAACGCTAAAATATCTGCATTAACAGTATCTGCGTCTGTAGTTGGTATTCCATGACATAAGCCTGGATAAGTAATTAACTTTCCATTTTTCAAAAGTTTAATAGCTCTTAACGCTGTAGGCACATGCGGCACAATTTGATCATCTTCTCCATGTAATATAAGAACTGGAAAATCAACACTTTTCAAATCTTCGGTAAAATCAGTCTCAGAAAATGCTTTTATACAATCATAATGCGCTTTAATTCCGCCCATCATTCCCTGACGCCACCAATTGTCCTGAATCCCTTTTTTAATATTTGCCCCTTCCCTGTTGTATCCATAAAACGGAAATGTTATGTCTTGATAAAACTGCTGTCTATTGTTGGCCGTATTAAATCGAATATCATCAAAAACCGCTAATGGAACACCATCTGGATTATTTTCGTCTACTATCATATATGGTGTTACCGCACTTATAAGCACTACTTTTGCTACTCTGCCTTTTCCATGCTGTGCAGCATATCTTATCGCTTCTCCTCCTCCTGTCGAATGTCCAATATGAACTGCATCTTTTAAATCTAAAAATGAGGTCAGTTCTGCTACATCGGCAGCATACGTATTCATTTCATTTCCTTTATAAGTTTGTGTCGATCTTCCGTGCCCGCGTCTGTCGTATGCAATAACTCTAAAACCCTTCTCTAGAAAAAAATGCATTTGCGTATCCCAGTCATCTGCAGAAAGCGGCCAGCCATGATGAAAGAAAATCGGTTGTCCCGTTCCCCAATCTTTGTAGTAAATCTCAGTTCCGTCTTTTAATGTAATTGTGCTCATTGAAGTTTTTTTTAAATGATTATTAATGATTTCAATTAAAAGTTTACCGCACACTTGCTAACAAGTCTAGCAGTTTTACTATTTTTTTGTAATACTTTATAAATTCTCGTACCAGTCTAAAATATAATCGGCTACACTTTCCCAGCCGTTTTCTCCACAAATAAAATGGCTTTTACCTGGAAAAATTTTCAAATCGACCCTGCTGCCGCTGTCTTTGTATTTGCGGGCCAAAGTCGTTGTAAGTTCGGGCGGAAAAATAGCATCACTGCCGCCGCCAATAAACAAAATGGGCTGATGAGGCTTTTTAAAATCGATGTTAGAAAAAGAATTTAAAACTAATTCACGGCTTACCTTAAAGCTTTCCGGTACTGCGACAGACGCAAAGGCGTTTGCACGTTCACT from Flavobacterium fluviale includes these protein-coding regions:
- a CDS encoding isochorismatase family protein encodes the protein MKILPLNSTLLVIDIQEKLLPKIYDGENVLKDVIWSVDLAKTIGISMILTEHCPDKIGTTPAVLREKFDESDIISKSYFSAVSQGNLLNCIQKERKQIIVVGTEAHICVQQTVLDLLQIDYEVFILESAIGTRNPDDKMRAIDRMKQNGAEIITKDMLAFEWLEKADTALFKTILNNFIK
- a CDS encoding alpha/beta fold hydrolase produces the protein MSTITLKDGTEIYYKDWGTGQPIFFHHGWPLSADDWDTQMHFFLEKGFRVIAYDRRGHGRSTQTYKGNEMNTYAADVAELTSFLDLKDAVHIGHSTGGGEAIRYAAQHGKGRVAKVVLISAVTPYMIVDENNPDGVPLAVFDDIRFNTANNRQQFYQDITFPFYGYNREGANIKKGIQDNWWRQGMMGGIKAHYDCIKAFSETDFTEDLKSVDFPVLILHGEDDQIVPHVPTALRAIKLLKNGKLITYPGLCHGIPTTDADTVNADILAFIKS